A section of the Microbacterium forte genome encodes:
- a CDS encoding ABC transporter permease translates to MNRLGPSLATRWIIGIAVGAFFAIPLISTFLYTLRQTDGTLGLERWFALFDPAKSAAIKPIWMGLGNSLILAVVTVAIVLLLLAPTMILVNLRFAKLKPVFEFAVLLPISIPAIVLVVGLAPIYLQIGRALGTGTWTLAFAYGITVLPFAYRSIQASIDAADLRTLAEAARSLGASWPTVVLTVLAPNLRQGLLAASLISIAVVLGEFTIASLLNRQVFQTAMVVVQKQDPYAPAIFTLLALLFVFLLLLLIGRVARGNGKARS, encoded by the coding sequence ATGAACCGTCTCGGCCCCTCTCTTGCGACCCGCTGGATCATCGGCATCGCCGTCGGCGCCTTCTTCGCCATCCCGCTGATCTCCACGTTCCTCTACACGCTGCGTCAGACCGACGGCACCCTCGGCCTCGAGCGCTGGTTCGCGCTGTTCGACCCTGCGAAGTCTGCGGCCATCAAGCCGATCTGGATGGGGCTCGGCAACTCGCTGATCCTGGCCGTGGTGACGGTCGCGATCGTGCTCCTCCTGCTCGCGCCGACGATGATCCTGGTCAACCTGCGCTTCGCGAAGCTCAAGCCGGTGTTCGAGTTCGCGGTGCTGCTGCCGATCTCGATTCCCGCGATCGTGCTGGTCGTCGGGCTCGCGCCGATCTACCTGCAGATCGGACGCGCTCTCGGCACGGGCACCTGGACGCTGGCCTTCGCCTACGGCATCACCGTGCTGCCGTTCGCGTATCGCTCGATCCAGGCCTCCATCGACGCCGCCGACCTGCGCACCCTCGCCGAGGCCGCCCGATCACTCGGTGCGAGCTGGCCGACCGTCGTTCTCACCGTGCTCGCGCCGAACCTGCGCCAGGGGCTGCTCGCGGCGTCGCTCATCTCGATCGCCGTCGTGCTCGGCGAGTTCACGATCGCGTCGCTCCTCAACCGCCAGGTGTTCCAGACGGCGATGGTCGTCGTCCAGAAGCAGGACCCGTACGCACCGGCCATCTTCACCCTGCTGGCGCTGCTGTTCGTCTTCCTCCTGCTCCTCCTCATCGGCCGCGTCGCGCGC